One genomic window of Pseudomonas sp. LFM046 includes the following:
- the pqqD gene encoding pyrroloquinoline quinone biosynthesis peptide chaperone PqqD, which produces MSDFDIQQVPHLRRGFRLQWEPAQGCHVLLYPEGMVRLNESAGEILRLVDGERSVAQIIFDLRRRFPDVPGLNEDILAFIEVAHAQFWLQLEA; this is translated from the coding sequence ATGAGTGACTTCGATATCCAGCAAGTACCCCACCTGCGCCGGGGCTTTCGCCTGCAATGGGAACCGGCCCAGGGCTGCCACGTGCTGCTCTACCCGGAGGGCATGGTGCGGCTGAACGAGAGCGCCGGGGAAATACTCCGGCTGGTGGATGGCGAGCGTTCAGTGGCGCAGATCATTTTCGACCTGCGCCGACGCTTCCCGGACGTTCCCGGACTCAACGAAGACATCCTGGCGTTCATCGAGGTGGCCCATGCCCAGTTCTGGTTGCAACTCGAAGCCTGA